One segment of Dolichospermum sp. DET69 DNA contains the following:
- the ffh gene encoding signal recognition particle protein — protein MFDALSDRLESAWKKIRGQDKISQSNIQDALREVRRALLEADVNLQVVKDFISEVETKAQGAEVIAGVRPDQQFIKIVHDELVQIMGEENVPLAENVGKTTVILMAGLQGTGKTTATAKLALHLRKQDRSCLLVATDIYRPAAIDQLLTLGKQIDVPVFELGIEADPVEIARQGVERARAEGINTVIIDTAGRLQIDEDMMAELARIKEIVQPDETLLVVDAMTGQEAANLTRTFHDQIGITGAILTKMDGDSRGGAALSVRQISGAPIKFVGVGEKVEALQPFYPDRMASRILGMGDVLTLVEKAQEEINLEDAEKMQEKILSAKFDFTDFLKQMRLLKNMGSLGGIMKMIPGMNKLSDDQLKQGETQLKRCEAMINSMTGKERRDPDLLSSSPSRRRRIASGSGYREGDVSKLVADFQKMRSLMQQMGQGGIPGMGGMFGGGNPLAAGGNRPAAGWRGYPGGAPPAKKKKEKKKKGFGTL, from the coding sequence ATGTTTGATGCACTATCTGACCGCTTAGAATCCGCCTGGAAAAAAATCCGAGGACAGGATAAAATCTCCCAATCCAACATTCAAGACGCTTTGCGGGAAGTGCGTCGGGCTTTGTTGGAGGCAGATGTTAACCTCCAGGTAGTCAAAGATTTTATTAGCGAAGTCGAAACCAAAGCCCAGGGAGCCGAAGTTATCGCCGGTGTGCGTCCTGACCAACAGTTCATCAAAATTGTTCATGATGAATTAGTGCAAATCATGGGGGAAGAAAATGTTCCCCTTGCAGAAAATGTAGGTAAGACCACCGTGATCTTAATGGCTGGTTTGCAAGGGACAGGGAAAACCACAGCCACCGCTAAATTAGCTTTGCATTTACGCAAACAAGACCGTAGTTGTTTGCTAGTGGCTACAGATATTTACCGTCCCGCAGCTATTGACCAGTTACTTACCCTGGGTAAGCAAATTGATGTCCCCGTCTTTGAATTGGGAATTGAAGCTGACCCCGTAGAAATCGCCCGTCAAGGTGTGGAACGTGCCAGAGCCGAAGGCATAAATACAGTAATTATTGATACTGCCGGACGCTTACAAATAGACGAAGATATGATGGCGGAATTAGCCCGCATCAAGGAAATAGTCCAGCCCGATGAAACCCTGTTAGTTGTTGACGCAATGACGGGTCAAGAGGCAGCAAATCTAACTCGCACCTTCCATGATCAAATTGGGATTACTGGGGCAATCCTGACTAAAATGGATGGCGATAGCCGGGGTGGTGCGGCGTTGTCAGTCCGGCAAATTTCCGGAGCGCCAATTAAATTTGTGGGTGTGGGGGAAAAAGTCGAAGCACTACAACCGTTTTATCCTGACCGCATGGCTTCGCGGATTTTGGGCATGGGGGATGTTCTCACCTTAGTAGAAAAAGCCCAAGAAGAAATAAATTTGGAAGATGCGGAGAAAATGCAGGAGAAAATCCTGTCAGCGAAATTTGATTTTACTGACTTTCTCAAGCAAATGCGGTTATTGAAAAACATGGGTTCTTTGGGGGGAATCATGAAGATGATTCCGGGCATGAATAAGCTTTCTGATGACCAGTTGAAGCAGGGAGAAACCCAGCTAAAACGCTGTGAAGCCATGATTAATTCCATGACAGGCAAAGAACGCCGTGATCCAGATTTATTATCGAGTTCTCCCAGTCGCAGAAGAAGAATAGCCTCTGGTTCTGGTTATAGAGAAGGGGATGTAAGCAAACTGGTAGCGGATTTCCAAAAAATGCGATCGCTCATGCAGCAAATGGGACAGGGTGGCATTCCCGGTATGGGAGGAATGTTTGGCGGTGGTAATCCCTTAGCAGCGGGTGGTAATCGTCCCGCAGCAGGCTGGCGCGGTTATCCCGGTGGCGCACCACCAGCGAAGAAAAAGAAGGAGAAAAAGAAAAAAGGTTTTGGGACTCTTTAG
- a CDS encoding type II toxin-antitoxin system VapC family toxin translates to MIVLDASALLAYLNKEKGGLLVEEILPNAIISTVNWCEVVQKLRSKSILYQEIYIRLEIIGLGFIPFNKEYAEKAGELWQITSPFGLSLGDRACLATGLVEKMPVMTADKIWQELSLPIEIKCIR, encoded by the coding sequence ATGATAGTATTAGATGCTTCTGCACTATTAGCGTATTTGAATAAAGAAAAAGGAGGTTTATTAGTTGAAGAAATTTTGCCCAATGCAATAATCTCAACAGTGAACTGGTGTGAGGTTGTGCAAAAATTACGGTCAAAATCTATTTTATATCAAGAGATTTATATCCGTTTGGAGATTATTGGGCTTGGGTTTATTCCCTTTAATAAGGAATATGCCGAGAAAGCTGGGGAATTATGGCAAATTACTTCACCTTTTGGACTATCATTAGGAGATAGAGCTTGTTTAGCTACTGGTTTAGTTGAAAAAATGCCTGTAATGACTGCGGACAAAATATGGCAAGAATTATCTTTACCCATCGAAATTAAATGTATTCGCTAA